In Nitrospirota bacterium, the following proteins share a genomic window:
- a CDS encoding cold shock domain-containing protein produces the protein MSNGTVKWFNDSKGFGFITSEDGGDVFVHHTSILGNGFKSLAEGDSVSFDTEKGPKGPKAINVTKL, from the coding sequence ATGTCTAATGGAACAGTAAAGTGGTTCAATGACTCAAAGGGTTTTGGCTTTATTACAAGCGAAGACGGCGGAGATGTATTCGTACATCACACGTCAATCCTGGGTAACGGTTTTAAAAGCCTTGCCGAGGGTGACTCAGTAAGCTTTGATACCGAAAAGGGACCAAAAGGCCCCAAGGCAATCAACGTTACAAAACTGTAA